Proteins encoded by one window of Juglans regia cultivar Chandler chromosome 15, Walnut 2.0, whole genome shotgun sequence:
- the LOC108990363 gene encoding uncharacterized protein LOC108990363 — MELLKEGTVWRIGNGASTKIWKDKWLPRPVTYQIQTPPNTLDLDSRLEVLIDVESRSWKKDLVAAVFKEEEAECSKKGTFSVKSAYLLATTLKGRHLGEGSKDGGTSDWWKALWLLEVSGKVKLFIWKCLNNILPTKDNLFRKQIVDNNLYPICIREVETSVHTIWVCPAAADVWGGENIAFSKWRRHYLDFQLLWIELVNLFTKENLDLASILMYHLWARRNAFIFQNQFSQPGSVLAKAQSELSLFREYNTVNKIRAEDNMRNRLTATWKPPNQPFVKVNFDAAFNKTNGRMGMEIVIKDHAGNLHVSLTASMDNTNSVFQAEGEALYRAMDLCLELGLYHVIFEGDAKVVIDAVNFKKEDNMWLGQLTEVLQQFLVRNLTWILNFVHRQANKVAHTAAQLAISNVNECFWLDDGPPEVKSMATEDLICMV, encoded by the exons ATGGAGCTGTTAAAAGAAGGAACTGTTTGGAGGATAGGCAATGGAGCTAGCACAAAAATCTGGAAGGATAAGTGGCTGCCAAGACCAGTGACATACCAAATCCAAACCCCTCCAAATACCCTTGACCTAGATTCTAGATTGGAAGTCTTAATTGATGTTGAAAGTAGATCCTGGAAAAAAGATCTGGTGGCAGCAGTTTTTAAGGAAGAGGAAGCTGAGT GCTCAAAGAAAGGAACATTTTCGGTCAAGAGTGCTTACTTGCTAGCAACTACACTCAAGGGGAGACACTTGGGGGAAGGCTCAAAAGATGGGGGAACTTCTGATTGGTGGAAGGCTCTTTGGCTGTTAGAAGTCTCTGGTAAGGTAAAACTGTTCATTTGGAAATGCTTAAATAATATTCTCCCTACCAAAGACAACCTTTTCAGGAAACAAATTGTCGATAACAACCTCTATCCAATCTGTATAAGAGAGGTGGAGACCTCTGTGCATACTATTTGGGTTTGTCCCGCTGCAGCTGATGTGTGGGGAGGGGAAAATATTGCTTTTAGCAAATGGAGGAGACATTATCTGGATTTTCAGCTTCTATGGATAGAATTGGTCAATTTATTTACTAAGGAGAACCTTGATCTGGCCTCAATCCTAATGTACCATTTATGGGCCAGGAGGAATGCATTCATattccaaaatcaattttctcaacCAGGTTCAGTTTTAGCAAAGGCCCAGTCTGAGCTCTCTTTGTTCCGTGAGTACAATACAGTCAACAAGATCAGAGCTGAAGACAACATGAGGAACAGGTTAACTGCAACTTGGAAGCCTCCTAACCAGCCTTTTGTAAAAGTCAATTTTGATGCAGCATTTAACAAGACCAATGGTAGAATGGGGATGGAGATAGTGATCAAAGACCATGCAGGTAACTTACATGTCTCTTTGACAGCCTCAATGGATAATACTAACTCAGTCTTTCAAGCTGAAGGAGAAGCACTTTATAGGGCTATGGATTTATGCCTTGAGCTAGGACTGTACCACGTTATTTTTGAAGGAGATGCCAAAGTAGTCATAGATGCGgtaaatttcaaaaaagaagACAACATGTGGTTGGGACAATTGACAGAGGTCCTGCAACAGTTTTTGGTGCGCAATCTAACCTGGATACTGAATTTTGTTCATAGACAAGCAAACAAAGTTGCTCATACAGCAGCTCAACTAGCTATATCTAATGTCAATGAATGTTTTTGGTTAGATGATGGTCCTCCAGAGGTCAAAAGTATGGCCACGGAAGATTTAATTTGTATGGTGTAA